In a single window of the Agromyces sp. H17E-10 genome:
- a CDS encoding very short patch repair endonuclease, translating to MPGVRFRCGHGATGDDAYSIARDCPVCMLIAETQRSRGELLGRAAPAERGRLAAETRLGAEFEWRCDRGHDRYRATIAEQLTGTGCAKCRANAHAPAALREAGVAFMNPGLRTRTSATEQRLRALLGERIRLHHRVNAVRVARTFFGRTEVWPDIIVPQLRIAIEYDDPGRSRRAHVGLKEASDVEKDEALREVGWRVIRVRGGGLDALGPDDVVCRNITAVVADEVVERMRRIRGDDAVRALELPGAGADRL from the coding sequence GTGCCCGGGGTGAGGTTCCGCTGCGGCCATGGTGCGACGGGCGACGACGCGTACTCGATCGCGCGCGACTGCCCGGTCTGCATGCTCATCGCCGAGACGCAGCGCTCCCGAGGCGAGCTGCTCGGGCGTGCCGCGCCCGCCGAACGAGGCAGGCTCGCGGCCGAGACCCGCCTCGGCGCCGAGTTCGAGTGGCGCTGCGACCGCGGGCACGACCGGTATCGTGCCACGATCGCCGAGCAGTTGACGGGTACCGGGTGCGCCAAGTGCCGGGCCAACGCGCACGCCCCTGCCGCGCTCCGCGAGGCGGGGGTCGCCTTCATGAACCCCGGGCTGCGCACCCGCACCTCGGCCACCGAACAGCGACTGCGCGCACTGCTCGGCGAACGCATCAGGCTCCACCACCGGGTCAACGCCGTGCGCGTCGCCCGCACCTTCTTCGGTCGCACCGAGGTCTGGCCCGACATCATCGTGCCGCAGCTGCGCATCGCGATCGAGTACGACGACCCCGGCCGCTCGCGCCGTGCGCACGTCGGGCTCAAGGAGGCGTCCGACGTCGAGAAGGACGAGGCGCTCCGCGAGGTCGGCTGGCGAGTGATCCGGGTTCGCGGCGGCGGGCTCGACGCCCTCGGTCCCGACGACGTCGTCTGCCGGAACATCACCGCGGTCGTGGCCGACGAGGTCGTCGAACGGATGCGGCGCATTCGGGGTGACGACGCGGTGCGGGCACTCGAGCTTCCCGGCGCCGGGGCAGATCGGCTTTGA